Part of the Schaalia odontolytica genome is shown below.
GGCCTGGGATCTTCGCGTCGGCGATGTCGACGTGGTCCTTGCGGGCCTGACACCCGCAAGCGTCGACCGGGTCGTGCTCGACATGCTCGCCCCCTGGGAGAACATCGGAGCCGTCACGCACGCCCTGATGCCCGGCGGCGTCCTCATCTGCTACGTCGCCACGGTGACCCAGATGTCTCGACTGGTGGAGGAGTTGCGCGCCTCCCAGCGCTTCACCGACCCGATCGCGTGGGAGGACATGCGGCGCGAGTGGCATCTCGATGGCCTGGCGGTGCGACCGGAGCATCGCATGGTGGCACACACCGGTTTCCTCGTCGTCACCCGTCTGCTTGCCCCCGGCGTGGCTCCCCAGGAGAGGACGACACGCCCCGCGAAGGCGGCCGAGGGCCTGGGTGGAGCCTGGGACGAGGAGCAGGAGTGGACCCTGGAAAAGGTCGGGCAGCGCGTCAACTCCGAGAAGAAGGTACGCAAAGTGCGCCGTGACGTCGTCGCCCAGGCGGACACGTGGGCGAGCGAGGGACGGAAGGAAGACGCAGATGAGTGAGGAGGACGAGCTGCGCACGCTGCGTCGGCGCCTCGTGTCGCTTGAGGAGAAGAACGGGCGACTCACCAACGCGCTGACCACCGCACGCACCGAGCTCATTCGGCTCCAGGGCGAGCTCGCGGACGTCTCCCGTCCGCCGCAGACGCTCGCAACCTTCCTTCGTTCCTTCCCCGCATCGCGTCAGATCGAGGTGGGGCAGGGCGGCAAGCGGATGCGAGTCGCCGTCTCGCCTCAGCTGGACGTGACGGATCTGTCGATCGGACAGTGGGTCAGGCTCGACGACACGATGGTTGCGGTCGCCGCGGATGACTTCCCTCGATCGGGCCAGGTCGTCTCCGTGCTGGAGATAGTGGGCACCGACCGGGTCCTCGTCGCAACCGAAGGCGGCGCGGAGACCCTGATGGAGCTCGCCGGACCCGTGCGCCACGGCAATCTGCGTCCCGGCGATTCTCTGGTCGTGGATCCGCGCGTGGGCATCGCTTTCGAACGCATCGTGCGAGAGGACGTCGAGCAGCTACTGACCCCGGAGGTGCCCGACGTCACCTATGCGGACATCGGTGGCCTGGACGAACAGATCGCTCAGGTGCGCGACTCCATCGAGATGCCTTTCAATCATCCGGAGCTGTATCGCCGCTTTGGGCTTCGTCCCCCAAAGGGCATTCTGCTGTACGGGCCGCCGGGCTCCGGCAAGACCCTGATCGCCAAGGCCGTCGCCAACTCGTTGTCCAAGCGAGGCGGCGCCTCGACGTTCTTCCTGTCGATCAAGGGACCGGAGCTGCTCAACAAGTTCGTCGGTGAGACCGAACGACAGATCCGAGCGATCTTTTCTCGCGCCCGCACACTCGCGGCATCCGACACCCCCGTCGTCGTCTTCTTTGACGAGATGGAGGCCCTGTTCCGCACGCGCGGTTCCGGAGTTTCCTCGGACGTGGAAACCATGATCGTCCCCCAGCTGCTGGCGGAAATGGACGGCGTCGAGTCTCTCGACAACGTCGTCATTATTGGCGCCTCCAATCGTGCCGACATGATCGATCCCGCCGTCCTGCGCCCCGGGCGACTCGACGTGCGCATCCGGGTTGATCGACCCGATCGCGCCGGCGCGCTCGACATTTTCTCCAAGTATCTGACGACCAACGTTCCGATCGGCGCCGCAGAGGTCGAACGCTTTGGTAGCCTCGCCGAGGCCGTGGCAGCGATGGGGCGGCAGGCCGTGGACGCGCTGTACGCCCGTAACGAGACGACCGCCCTGTTCCTCGCGACCCTCGCCAGCGGCGAACACAAGCGCATCTACCTGTCGGATCTCGTCTCGGGAGCGCTGATCGCCGGTATCGTGGAACGCGCGAAGAAGTACGCCATCAAAGACGCCCTGTCGGGTGGGGCGAACGGGTTGCTCATGGAACATCTGCTGCGCGGCGTGCGCGAGGAGATGAGCGAGTCCCTGGAGCTGGCCGCCACCTCCTCGCCCGAGGACTGGGCACGCACGAGCGGACTCGCGCCCGAGATTGTCAGCGTCAAACCGATTGGATCGACGATATGAGTAGCGAACGCATCATCGGCACAGAGACCGAGTACGGCGTCTACCGTCCGGGCGATCCCTGGGCCAACCCCATCGCTCTGTCCACGCGGGTGGTCGCCACCTACGGGCAGATGAGCCGCGAGAACACGGCAAGCGAGGGCTCGGGTGTCGTACGGTGGGACTACACGGGCGAAGATCCGCTCAACGACCTGCGCGGAATGCGTCTGTCGCGCGCCGCTGCCGATCCTTCCCTGCTCACCGACGACCCGTACCACCTCGCACCCTCGGGGGGAAGTGAAAGGGTCGCACGGCCAACCCCGGAGGAGTTGGCGCTGCCGGCGGCCACGAGCGCCGTGCTGACCAACGGCGCGCGCCTCTACGTTGACCACGCCCATCCCGAGTACTCCGCACCCGAGGCCCTGGGCGCTCGCGACGCGCTCCTGTGGGACCGCGCGGGCGAGGTCGTGGCACGTCGCGTGATGGAGCGGCTCGCCGAAAGCGGTGAAGCCCCCATCGTCCTGGTCAAGAACAACACTGACGGCAAGGGCGCGGCCTACGGCACCCACGAGAACTATCAGATGCCCCGCGCCACCGACCTTGACGTGATCGTGCGTGCTCTGACGCCGTTCATGGTGACCCGTCCCGTCATCTGCGGGGCCGGACGCGTCGGCATCGGCCAGAAGAGCGAGTCGGCGGGCTTCCAGATGTCCCAGCGCGCCGACTTCGTCGAGAACGAGGTGGGACTGGAGACAACCTTCAATCGCCCGATCATCAACACCCGCGACGAACCGCACGCAAATCCCGCTCAGTTTAGGCGCCTGCACGTCATCGGCGGCGACGGCAACATGTTCGACGTGTCCGCATTCCTGCGTTTCGGCACGACTTCTCTCGTTCTGTGGGCGCTGGAGCAGGGGACGGACCTGCGCTGGGACAGCCTCGTCATGGACGATCCCGTTCAGGAGACCTGGAACGTCTCTCACCACCCCGACCTGGACTACGCGATTCCCACCGCCGGAGGTTCGTTCACCGCCCCCGAGATCCAGCAGATCTATCTGGACCTGGTCCTGGACACCTTCGCGGAGACCGGCGTGGAGCCCACCGAGGCCGACCGTGAGATTCTCACGCGCTGGCAGTCGGTTCTTGATCGGATGCGCGCCGATCTTTTCTCCGTGTCCGCAGACGTCGAATGGGTGGGCAAGTATCAGCTTCTGAGTCGGCAGAGGGAGCGTGCCGGCTTGGAGTGGTCGGACCCGCGTCTGGCTGCGATGGACCTGCAGTGGGCGGACCTTCGCCCCGACCACGGCCTGGCCTACCGGCTCGCCGCGGCCGGCATGGTCACGCGCCTCGTGAGCGAGGCGCAAGTGGAGCGAGCGGCGGACGTCGCGCCCACGAACACTCGGGCGCACGTGCGAGGATGGGCGGTGGCCAATCGGCCCGACCTCGTCAAGGCCTCGTGGACCTCGCTCGTGTTTGATCCCGGTGAGGGCGACCTCGTTCGCTTCCCGATTGCCGACGCGCGCGACACCTCGACCCGCTAACGACGAACGAAAGAAGAGAGAAACCATGTCGAACCAGCTGTTTGCGGGAGCCCCGACCCCCGGAGACGAGACGAACGACGACGCGGGGCGCATCCAGGCACGCACCTCCTCGATCGATTCGCTGCTTGATGAGATTGATTCCGTTCTCGAAACAAACGCCGAGGCCTTCGTGCAGGGATTCGTCCAGAAGGGCGGCCAGTGACGTGAGGCGTCGCGTTTTCGGAATCGAAACCGAGTACGGCTTGACGGCCGCCTCCGCATCCGGCGGCGCCCCGATGGACGCCGAACACGCTGCGCGCCAGCTGTTCGAGCCGCTGCTACACCAGGGTCGTTCCTCGAACCTCTTCCTGCGCAACGGCGGGCGGCTCTACCTCGATGTTGGTGCGCACCCCGAGTACGCGACGGCTGAATGCGACCAGCTGAGTGACCTCCTTGAGCAGGACCGGGCCGGTGAGTCCATTCTCGCCGATCTTGCCGCGCAGGCGGACCGCGCCCTTGCCGAGCTCGGAACCGACCTGTCCATCCACCTCTTCCGCAACAACCTCGACTCCCAGGGAAATTCCTGCGGGTGTCACGAGAACTACCTCCTGCACCGTCGGCGTGACTTCCGGCAGGTGGCGGACGCCCTCGTCGCTTTCTTCGTCACCCGTCAGATTTTGGTCGGCAACGGATGGATCAACACCGGCGCGGCGACCCCCCGACTGCAGTTCTCACAGCGTGCCGACCAGATGTGGGACTCTGTCTCCTCAGCGACCACGCGCTCGCGTCCCATCATCAACACGCGCGACGAGGCGTTGGCCGACTCGGGTGCCTATCGGCGAATGCACGTCATTGTTGGCGACACGAACGTTGCAGAGCCGACGAGCGCGCTCAAGGTGGGAATGACCGAGCTTCTCATCCACGCGATCGAGGATGGCCTCCACATTGAGGATCTTGCACTCGCAGACCCGATGCGGGCCATCCGGGAGATCAATGCGGACCTCACCGGTCGCGCTCCGATCGAGCTGGCCAATGGGCGCCTCACCAGTGCCGTGGCCCTTCAGCGGGAGATTCGCGGGCGCGTGCTGACGCGCGTCGATGCCGCCGAGCTGGATCCCATGCGCGCCTACGTGGTCGACCTGTGGGGGAGGGGCCTGGACGCCATCGAGAGCGGCGACTGGAGTTCCATCGAGACGGAACTCGATATCGCGATCAAGCGACGCCTACTGTCCTCCTACTGCGCCCGCACGGGAGCTTCCCTGGCCGATCCGCGCGTCGCGCGCCTCGAATTGTCCTATTGCGACATTACGGCCCAGGGCCTGCGTACACGCATGGAGGAAGGCGGCCTCATGCACCGGCTCACCACTCCCGAGGCGGTCGCGCGTGCGACGACGCAGCCCCCGGCCTCCACCAGGGCAAGCCTGCGCGGACGGATCATTGCTGCGGCCGAGGATGCTCGGGCGGACCTCAGCGTCGACTGGGTCCACGTGCGCCTCGACGATTCGGCTGCCGTCCCGCTGTCGCTACAGGATCCTCTGGCCACGTCGGATCCGCGCGTTGATGCGCTCATCGCGCAGATAGACGCGCAGTCTCCTACCATTCCTGCATGAGCCACGCATCTTCCACCCCAGGTTCGTCGGGCGCTCGGCGTTCGAAAGGCTCCTCCCAGAGGGCGGCCGCCCGGGCCGAACGCTCGCGGGGGCCGTCACGCGCGTCGATCTTCCTGCGCGTGATTCTCGCGATCGTGCTCATCGGGGCAGGAGGCGGTCTCGCATGGTGGGCTCTGACGCCGACGGCGCCTGCCGAACCCACGCTGACGACGGAAGCAGCGACACAATCGACGGTCCTCCCTCTCTTTGAGCGCATCAGTGTGTCGGGGCGCGTCGGGGCCACGCCGACGATCGACATTAAGGCTCCGTTGGAGATTGACAGCTTCAAGGCGCGTGTCATCGAGGAGGGAGGGGGCCGCGAGATCACCGAGGGTTCTCCCGTTTTGGTCGCGATCACGGCATTCGATGGTGCCACGGGACGTATGCTTTCCGAATCCGGTCGCCCGCAGATGAGCCTCGGAATCGTCGGCTCGGATCAGATAGGCCCCGAGCTCGCACGAATGGTCATCGGTAAGCGCGAGGGTTCCCGACTGCTCGCGTTGCGTACGATGGCTTCGTCACAGGACTCGTCGGGGGCGGAGCACCCCGTTGAGGTCGATGTCGTCGACATTCTTCCCTCGATTGCCACCGGCACAGCGGTGGATGCAAGCGTCGGTCCGCTCAGCGTCGAGATGAGCCCGGAGGGCCCCATCATCAGCCACATCGCCGACCTGCCGGGTGGGGTCACGACACAGACGCTCATCAAGGGCGAAGGCGTTCAGGTTCACGACGGTGACCGCGTCGTCGCACAGTTCACAGTCGTCGGGTGGAGCGACGGGGTCGTGCGGGTGTCGACGTGGGAGACCGGCGTTCCCGAAGTCGTGAAGCTCAGCACCGCGATGCCGGGCCTCGTCTCTGCCCTCGTTGACCAGAAGGTCGGCTCACGCCTGGCCATCACCATTCCCCCGAACCTCGCCGCGGGCGACGACACCCTGTGCATCGTCATTGACGTTTTGGGAACGGAACCCGGCGCAGGGCCGGGCGAGACAACGCCCCAATCGTAGTTCACCCCATGAGAGCAGGCGCGCAGGAGCATTCGGCGATGTGGGACACTGGTGGA
Proteins encoded:
- the dop gene encoding depupylase/deamidase Dop, which translates into the protein MSSERIIGTETEYGVYRPGDPWANPIALSTRVVATYGQMSRENTASEGSGVVRWDYTGEDPLNDLRGMRLSRAAADPSLLTDDPYHLAPSGGSERVARPTPEELALPAATSAVLTNGARLYVDHAHPEYSAPEALGARDALLWDRAGEVVARRVMERLAESGEAPIVLVKNNTDGKGAAYGTHENYQMPRATDLDVIVRALTPFMVTRPVICGAGRVGIGQKSESAGFQMSQRADFVENEVGLETTFNRPIINTRDEPHANPAQFRRLHVIGGDGNMFDVSAFLRFGTTSLVLWALEQGTDLRWDSLVMDDPVQETWNVSHHPDLDYAIPTAGGSFTAPEIQQIYLDLVLDTFAETGVEPTEADREILTRWQSVLDRMRADLFSVSADVEWVGKYQLLSRQRERAGLEWSDPRLAAMDLQWADLRPDHGLAYRLAAAGMVTRLVSEAQVERAADVAPTNTRAHVRGWAVANRPDLVKASWTSLVFDPGEGDLVRFPIADARDTSTR
- the pafA gene encoding Pup--protein ligase, coding for MRRRVFGIETEYGLTAASASGGAPMDAEHAARQLFEPLLHQGRSSNLFLRNGGRLYLDVGAHPEYATAECDQLSDLLEQDRAGESILADLAAQADRALAELGTDLSIHLFRNNLDSQGNSCGCHENYLLHRRRDFRQVADALVAFFVTRQILVGNGWINTGAATPRLQFSQRADQMWDSVSSATTRSRPIINTRDEALADSGAYRRMHVIVGDTNVAEPTSALKVGMTELLIHAIEDGLHIEDLALADPMRAIREINADLTGRAPIELANGRLTSAVALQREIRGRVLTRVDAAELDPMRAYVVDLWGRGLDAIESGDWSSIETELDIAIKRRLLSSYCARTGASLADPRVARLELSYCDITAQGLRTRMEEGGLMHRLTTPEAVARATTQPPASTRASLRGRIIAAAEDARADLSVDWVHVRLDDSAAVPLSLQDPLATSDPRVDALIAQIDAQSPTIPA
- a CDS encoding FKBP-type peptidyl-prolyl cis-trans isomerase, which codes for MSHASSTPGSSGARRSKGSSQRAAARAERSRGPSRASIFLRVILAIVLIGAGGGLAWWALTPTAPAEPTLTTEAATQSTVLPLFERISVSGRVGATPTIDIKAPLEIDSFKARVIEEGGGREITEGSPVLVAITAFDGATGRMLSESGRPQMSLGIVGSDQIGPELARMVIGKREGSRLLALRTMASSQDSSGAEHPVEVDVVDILPSIATGTAVDASVGPLSVEMSPEGPIISHIADLPGGVTTQTLIKGEGVQVHDGDRVVAQFTVVGWSDGVVRVSTWETGVPEVVKLSTAMPGLVSALVDQKVGSRLAITIPPNLAAGDDTLCIVIDVLGTEPGAGPGETTPQS
- the arc gene encoding proteasome ATPase — encoded protein: MSEEDELRTLRRRLVSLEEKNGRLTNALTTARTELIRLQGELADVSRPPQTLATFLRSFPASRQIEVGQGGKRMRVAVSPQLDVTDLSIGQWVRLDDTMVAVAADDFPRSGQVVSVLEIVGTDRVLVATEGGAETLMELAGPVRHGNLRPGDSLVVDPRVGIAFERIVREDVEQLLTPEVPDVTYADIGGLDEQIAQVRDSIEMPFNHPELYRRFGLRPPKGILLYGPPGSGKTLIAKAVANSLSKRGGASTFFLSIKGPELLNKFVGETERQIRAIFSRARTLAASDTPVVVFFDEMEALFRTRGSGVSSDVETMIVPQLLAEMDGVESLDNVVIIGASNRADMIDPAVLRPGRLDVRIRVDRPDRAGALDIFSKYLTTNVPIGAAEVERFGSLAEAVAAMGRQAVDALYARNETTALFLATLASGEHKRIYLSDLVSGALIAGIVERAKKYAIKDALSGGANGLLMEHLLRGVREEMSESLELAATSSPEDWARTSGLAPEIVSVKPIGSTI
- a CDS encoding tRNA (adenine-N1)-methyltransferase; amino-acid sequence: MTLQRNNCDTVGSFGQPTRRGPLSEGDRVQVRDPKGRFHQIILVRGGRFQSNRGGFDHDDIIGAPDGQVIVTDEGRQFQILRPLQVDYVMSMPRGAAVVYPKDAGVITHMGDIFPGARVVEAGAGSGALSMALLDAVGPGGSLISVERRQDFADIAAANVDLWFGRRHPAWDLRVGDVDVVLAGLTPASVDRVVLDMLAPWENIGAVTHALMPGGVLICYVATVTQMSRLVEELRASQRFTDPIAWEDMRREWHLDGLAVRPEHRMVAHTGFLVVTRLLAPGVAPQERTTRPAKAAEGLGGAWDEEQEWTLEKVGQRVNSEKKVRKVRRDVVAQADTWASEGRKEDADE
- a CDS encoding ubiquitin-like protein Pup; amino-acid sequence: MSNQLFAGAPTPGDETNDDAGRIQARTSSIDSLLDEIDSVLETNAEAFVQGFVQKGGQ